One Ferrimicrobium sp. genomic window carries:
- a CDS encoding FAD-dependent oxidoreductase, translating to MESGGKNVDAASEDSTRHNLDMVEVYGANWCPDCKRTKQFLQDQRIPFRSINVEEDEDGRRRVEDASEGKLIIPLVVFPDGQELIEPSNAEIAQLLGLRIQGERSFYDLVIIGGGPTGLTAGIYAAREGIATLILDRGALGGQAGATERVDNYPGFPDGVSGEELASLYVAHAKRYGVEMLQGVAVSGITRTGSELLIAVDGGQSYRAKAVLIASGSTYRRLEVPGESDLIGAGVHFCATCDGPFYRGAKNLVVIGGGNSALEESLFLSQFVDQVTILEARDRLGASTLLQERIAADPKFAVHTGVKVRAFEAGDDHHLSAVVIDEGNGEERILAAGAFVFIGLTPNSEFLRDHVELDKAGFVITRSAMETSMPGVFAAGDVRLGSTKQIASAVGEGAAALIMIRSFLDAFETHAVSA from the coding sequence ATGGAGAGCGGAGGAAAGAATGTGGACGCTGCGTCGGAGGACTCAACACGACACAACCTTGACATGGTGGAGGTTTACGGAGCAAACTGGTGTCCAGACTGCAAGCGGACCAAGCAATTTCTCCAGGATCAACGCATTCCTTTTCGTTCGATCAACGTCGAAGAGGACGAGGATGGTCGCCGCCGAGTTGAGGATGCATCGGAGGGCAAACTCATCATTCCGTTGGTCGTCTTTCCTGACGGGCAGGAGCTCATTGAACCGTCGAATGCCGAGATCGCTCAGCTGCTGGGGCTTAGGATCCAAGGCGAGCGCAGCTTCTATGATTTGGTGATCATCGGTGGTGGGCCAACCGGCCTCACCGCCGGTATTTACGCCGCCCGTGAAGGTATTGCTACCCTGATCTTGGATCGTGGGGCGCTTGGTGGGCAGGCTGGTGCAACGGAGCGGGTCGATAACTATCCAGGTTTCCCTGATGGTGTGAGCGGAGAGGAGCTCGCTTCACTCTATGTCGCTCATGCGAAGCGCTACGGTGTTGAGATGCTTCAAGGAGTGGCGGTCTCTGGTATTACGCGAACTGGCAGCGAGCTCCTGATAGCGGTGGATGGTGGTCAGAGCTATCGTGCGAAGGCGGTGCTCATCGCGTCAGGATCTACCTATCGACGTTTGGAGGTCCCTGGCGAGAGTGACCTAATCGGGGCCGGAGTCCACTTTTGTGCCACCTGTGATGGTCCGTTTTACCGTGGCGCTAAAAACTTGGTGGTGATTGGTGGAGGTAACTCAGCTCTCGAGGAGTCACTCTTCCTGTCACAATTTGTCGACCAGGTGACGATTCTGGAGGCCCGCGATCGCCTCGGTGCCTCGACGTTGCTGCAGGAACGTATCGCGGCCGATCCGAAGTTTGCAGTACATACTGGGGTGAAGGTGCGAGCCTTCGAGGCGGGAGATGATCACCATCTCAGTGCGGTGGTGATCGATGAGGGCAATGGGGAGGAGCGAATTCTTGCTGCGGGAGCCTTCGTCTTCATCGGTCTTACTCCCAACTCAGAGTTCCTCCGTGACCACGTTGAGCTCGATAAGGCAGGGTTCGTCATCACCAGATCAGCCATGGAGACCTCGATGCCTGGAGTCTTTGCCGCCGGTGATGTTCGTCTTGGCTCCACCAAGCAGATTGCCTCTGCGGTTGGAGAAGGTGCTGCAGCGTTGATTATGATTCGTTCTTTTTTGGATGCATTCGAGACGCATGCTGTGAGCGCCTAG
- a CDS encoding FUSC family protein translates to MTSRERMKNGPWRALLDDVASIERSGMAVSVGLRCALGMLPPLIIGVATGFVGDGVSAAVGALVVGFVSFEGRYRSTLRNMLLASIGVTISAFVGAIAAPHLVVLLIVLAIWGLLGGLAGAFGPGMSMAAMQAVEVLVVFSALGMGVQSSIVQAFWVLGGALFQIILLLLTWPTRRLDGEMASVGEVYRRLASYARSMPQTAPPADQLTSGADWLGDPNPLGDPSAIVALKELFQLAQDIRLSLSALVFESRGNGEENRWAVEFLRQSAAILGVIGDQLSLSTSLRAKVHLWSRRRRSFVAALPQLEIPDVDDSKPLLGLIARQLQRAMDLVGQVSDASPHVVLPGLNRGQGALDESVRRRLRGFRKILTSDSELLFHAGRLVLVLVVGTYLAHAFSLRNGYWVPMTAAVVLQGDFSGTVQRGLARLGGTLIGAVAVTELAALVVPSHGILIVVIVLLTWGTYATYRANYFLYSIFLTSDVVAMFAMIGSPVGTTAQERAVATALGGVVAIAVFLLWPTWRRRLLPGALASMVRTQGAYAGGVLRAFDISLVDESDAAGVEELRVLSVSARSARQLAATLLEGMSTEPGTQQEAVSTAGAILSQVNFCALLALALNAELLHEHQFFTGMIELSDAVVALSSYQADRLASFGSLSDPEETVQPPSIPTDLVVSTELYQQILDLVGGFQELDVLIEQYGSAVLMR, encoded by the coding sequence ATGACGAGTCGAGAGCGCATGAAGAATGGACCATGGCGCGCGCTACTCGATGATGTTGCGAGCATCGAGCGTTCTGGCATGGCAGTCTCTGTCGGGTTGCGCTGCGCACTGGGTATGCTACCTCCGTTGATTATCGGCGTCGCAACTGGCTTTGTCGGCGATGGGGTGAGCGCTGCTGTGGGTGCGCTCGTCGTTGGGTTCGTCTCCTTTGAGGGCCGCTACCGGAGCACACTCCGGAATATGCTGCTCGCGAGCATCGGTGTGACTATCTCCGCCTTCGTCGGCGCGATCGCAGCACCTCACCTCGTTGTCTTGCTTATCGTCTTGGCCATCTGGGGCTTGCTGGGCGGGCTTGCTGGCGCTTTTGGACCAGGTATGTCGATGGCGGCCATGCAGGCCGTAGAGGTTTTAGTGGTCTTCAGCGCGCTCGGTATGGGGGTCCAGAGTTCGATTGTACAGGCGTTTTGGGTCTTGGGTGGTGCCCTTTTCCAAATCATCCTCCTTCTTCTCACCTGGCCAACACGAAGGCTCGATGGTGAGATGGCTTCGGTCGGTGAGGTCTACCGTCGACTGGCCAGCTACGCGAGATCGATGCCCCAAACGGCGCCACCGGCAGATCAGCTGACCTCTGGAGCGGATTGGTTGGGCGACCCTAATCCACTGGGCGATCCCTCGGCCATTGTGGCGCTGAAGGAGCTCTTCCAGCTCGCCCAAGACATCCGTCTATCGCTGAGCGCGCTGGTTTTCGAATCACGCGGCAATGGCGAAGAGAACCGGTGGGCCGTGGAGTTTCTCCGCCAGAGTGCCGCGATACTAGGGGTCATCGGTGATCAACTCAGTTTGTCGACCTCCCTTCGTGCTAAGGTGCATCTTTGGAGTCGTCGGCGTCGTAGCTTCGTTGCGGCTTTGCCACAACTAGAGATCCCCGATGTTGATGACTCGAAACCTCTTCTCGGACTGATTGCGCGCCAATTGCAGCGGGCTATGGACTTGGTGGGCCAGGTCAGTGATGCGAGTCCGCATGTGGTGTTGCCAGGGTTGAATCGAGGTCAAGGCGCTCTCGATGAGTCGGTGCGACGCAGGTTGCGTGGGTTTCGCAAGATCCTCACCTCGGATTCGGAGCTGCTCTTTCATGCGGGTCGTTTGGTTCTCGTGCTTGTCGTTGGCACCTACCTTGCCCACGCCTTCTCGCTGCGAAATGGCTACTGGGTCCCCATGACGGCTGCCGTTGTCCTCCAGGGGGATTTTAGCGGAACGGTACAGCGTGGCTTGGCTCGCCTCGGCGGAACGCTTATTGGGGCGGTTGCGGTGACAGAATTGGCGGCACTGGTAGTGCCGAGCCACGGGATCCTCATCGTGGTGATTGTGTTGTTGACGTGGGGAACCTATGCAACTTACCGGGCAAACTATTTTCTCTATAGCATCTTTTTGACCTCTGATGTGGTAGCGATGTTTGCGATGATTGGTTCACCAGTAGGTACGACTGCCCAAGAGCGTGCAGTGGCGACGGCTTTGGGAGGGGTAGTGGCGATCGCTGTCTTTTTGCTGTGGCCAACGTGGCGTCGCCGGCTTTTACCGGGGGCACTCGCCTCGATGGTACGGACCCAGGGAGCGTACGCCGGCGGCGTTCTACGCGCCTTCGACATATCGCTGGTTGACGAGAGTGACGCCGCTGGCGTGGAGGAGTTACGCGTGCTTTCGGTCAGCGCACGCTCGGCTCGCCAGCTCGCCGCCACGCTGCTCGAGGGTATGTCTACGGAGCCAGGCACACAACAGGAGGCGGTGTCGACGGCCGGTGCTATCCTTTCGCAGGTCAACTTCTGTGCGTTGTTAGCGCTCGCGCTCAACGCCGAACTTCTCCATGAGCATCAGTTCTTCACCGGGATGATCGAGCTTAGCGATGCGGTTGTTGCTCTCTCCTCGTACCAAGCGGACCGCCTGGCATCCTTTGGATCTCTGTCTGATCCAGAGGAGACGGTGCAGCCGCCCTCTATCCCCACGGACCTTGTGGTCTCCACTGAGCTGTATCAACAGATTCTCGATCTCGTCGGTGGTTTTCAAGAGCTCGATGTGCTGATCGAGCAGTATGGGTCGGCGGTGCTCATGCGGTGA
- a CDS encoding class I SAM-dependent methyltransferase has translation MDRDLGQEQQRHWERTYSEHPTMYGSSASEPGGYAIELFARSGLRNVLELGAGQGRDTIPMLEAGLSVTALDYVKEGLTEIRSRGAHFGAQLQTVLYDVRDPLPFADALFDACYSHMLFNMALTNAELVALSREVARVLRPGGVVIYTVRHTGDAHYGVGVDHGENRYENGGFVVHFFDRDLVTSLAEGFRIDEVVEFIEGELPRRLFRVTMTRLPTN, from the coding sequence ATGGACCGAGACCTGGGGCAGGAGCAACAGAGGCACTGGGAAAGGACCTACAGCGAACATCCGACGATGTATGGATCGTCAGCTAGTGAGCCAGGTGGCTATGCTATCGAGCTTTTTGCGCGTTCGGGCCTTCGCAACGTGCTTGAACTTGGTGCTGGACAGGGTCGAGATACCATCCCGATGCTAGAGGCTGGTCTTAGCGTCACCGCACTCGATTACGTGAAGGAAGGATTGACAGAGATCCGATCACGAGGTGCACATTTTGGCGCACAACTCCAGACCGTTCTTTACGATGTACGCGATCCCTTACCATTTGCGGACGCCCTCTTCGATGCCTGCTACTCCCACATGCTTTTTAATATGGCGCTCACGAATGCAGAGTTGGTGGCACTCAGCCGAGAGGTCGCGAGAGTACTCCGACCTGGTGGGGTGGTGATCTACACGGTGCGCCACACGGGTGATGCTCATTACGGCGTCGGGGTCGATCATGGCGAAAATCGCTATGAGAATGGTGGTTTTGTCGTGCATTTCTTCGATCGAGATCTCGTCACCAGCCTTGCCGAAGGGTTCCGTATCGACGAGGTTGTCGAGTTTATCGAGGGTGAGTTGCCGCGCAGGCTTTTTCGTGTGACTATGACGCGGTTGCCTACGAACTGA
- a CDS encoding DUF805 domain-containing protein — translation MDNPETPPTPDHSSQESHGLPRFEGSPEANLGFQVPSISFMQAYLRMWRLYTNFRIRSTRGEYWKAYLVGAVIGFVLLAAFIVTHNPLFFILYYVYGIALLIPSIGITLRRLHDTDHSGGWIFVGFIPLVGTIILLVFLTQRSTPGSNRYGPPVTSLP, via the coding sequence ATGGACAATCCTGAGACACCACCAACTCCTGACCATAGCAGTCAAGAATCGCATGGACTTCCAAGGTTTGAAGGATCGCCCGAGGCCAATTTGGGCTTCCAGGTTCCTTCGATCTCCTTCATGCAGGCGTATCTCAGGATGTGGCGACTCTATACCAACTTCCGCATCCGCTCGACACGAGGCGAGTACTGGAAGGCGTATCTCGTCGGCGCCGTCATTGGATTCGTACTGTTGGCCGCCTTCATCGTAACACACAACCCTCTCTTCTTTATCCTGTATTACGTCTACGGAATCGCGCTCCTTATTCCATCTATTGGTATCACCCTTCGGCGCCTCCATGATACCGACCACAGTGGAGGATGGATCTTTGTGGGGTTCATACCCCTCGTTGGCACCATCATTCTCCTGGTCTTTCTGACACAACGTTCCACCCCTGGGTCCAACCGTTATGGACCGCCAGTAACCTCTCTACCATAA